The following coding sequences lie in one Motilibacter peucedani genomic window:
- a CDS encoding SCO4848 family membrane protein, which translates to MVLSRRASWALLVAGLWNWLIWPRFLKAIWADDRSWNNGATKFFVVHAVLISVSLTIGTAVGWVGLRGIRAPR; encoded by the coding sequence GTGGTCCTCTCCCGTCGCGCCTCGTGGGCGCTGCTCGTCGCCGGCCTCTGGAACTGGCTGATCTGGCCCCGGTTCCTCAAGGCGATCTGGGCCGACGACCGGTCGTGGAACAACGGCGCCACGAAGTTCTTCGTCGTCCACGCCGTGCTGATCTCGGTGTCGCTGACGATCGGCACGGCCGTCGGCTGGGTCGGGCTGCGCGGGATCCGCGCCCCGCGCTAG